ATACAGCGCTGGCATGATTTATACCAACAAAGACGGCTACACACCGCATTACACTGGACCactctcttttaaatttatgtgGTTCTCCTAgatgcctgtcaatgcaggggtaTAATAACCCAATCAcagctgtggggaaaaaaagggaaaaaattaaggcATCTCCAATGGTATACAGGCAAAACTTAAGCTAAGAGTCACAACCATCATAAGCATTTGAAAGATTCTCTAGAAAAGCTTTTCAACTTACGTAACATTAATCGTTGATATTTTAAACTTaccttccaaaagaaaaaaaaaagtgaggataACACCATCGAAGACAGCATTGTAAATGAGTACAACAGTACTCTCAATTATCATAGGCAAAACACTACTTCAGCGTATGATTCAGAATTTAGCAGATTGGACTAGATGATTCACGCTACTTTTCTACTACTAACATCTCTGAGACTTGGAAAGCATCAAAGCAGCTGGCAGTTAAGCAATGTTCTCTCTAAGCTATATAACCATGAAGCACGCTATGAAATGTCACAAATCTAAAGAGAACCTCGAAGCGTAAACACGTACAACCTCATTATATACATTCTATTAGATGGCTGTAGCCGTCCTGCTACACATACAATCCTCGTCCCCCCAGCTTCTTGTCTCAGTCTCTTGTGTCTAGTGCCTTGTCCTGACAACTCCCTTCCAACCTGGCCCTCTGATGAGACTCTATAGGTCAGACTGTCAAAGCAGGGAAACTTGCAACAGAAATCTACCTGTGAGACTCATTCTGCAGAGGACAAATGGAGGAAACACAGTCTAcagaattatatattttcagttaaaatttaaATCCACTGTTAAAAGATCAGAAGAAATCTTTTTAGTATATTTCTGCATTTTGGAAAGAACGTTTTGAATACTAATGGTGCAATTAATTAGTAtgaataactcaatttttaacttaaatactTGTCAAACCtcaacattttattcattcactggGAGAAGATTTTAAATGCTAagttagtcattaaaaaaaagagtatttcatGAACCAAAACATTCTTCAACaagttttaaggaaaatatacttCTACAGATTAAATTTAACAGCAAATAGCTGGGCAGCTTTAATTTGCTAATCTTCCTAAAAACAGAATGTTTATGCTGCCATTTGGTAATAAAAACACAACTGTCACATCAGTtgaaaagtatgtttaaaatgtcCAGTATTACCTATGATATATCATGAAATTATTGTACCCAAACCTATGCCTGAGGGGTTAGAAGCCCCTGCCTGGCCTGGTACTGGCTAGCTCTATCTCACAAACAATGCACTCaatcttaaaggaaaaacagaaatcaacTAATATCAAAAATCAGAGGCTAGCAGACCAGTGGAACAGCATGAAAACCAGACTGCACCGTCACCCTTTCATCTGGAGTGGAGATGTTGCAATGATGCAGACATTTTCTAATCCGCAAAACTGAAAGTGCTCTTCTGATTAGGCTTTTGCTGAGGATAGATGGTTCACAGACCATCAAGACATTAACAACAAACTTCAGCAACGCAGAGCTCCAACAGCTACtagtaaattttaaagtttcaaattaTACTCCTATTTAAAAGGTTCTGCTCTAAAATCCTGTGAGATTAACTGACAGCATTTCCAAATGTCTACAAAATTAAAGTGGTAACAAGCATGCCTAACAGTTGAAATATATCTAGATGAATATTACCTCTTTTTTGTTCTCAAGGGGTCATGAAACTGGCAGCTCATGTGTCATCCCTcactctctatttctttcttccctttgcctgTTGCTGAGGAAATCAACTAAGATAAGATATTCCAAGTCAATTTTCCTCAGCAGCTGATGCCATAGGTAAAGAATGATCACATACAGAGTACTGACGTGTGTGCAaagatataaataagtaaaattgacTGTATTTTTATGCATGTGATGTCAGACTCACACATGAGAGACAACTGAGGagagaaagcaaaaacacaaaaagaaatttaaactgCCACGCTGCCAACCTTAGGATTTGCCAATAAAAATCAAATCCATTGAGTATGCATGGTTCTTGGACGCTCACTGAGAGGGAGAATTCGAGGGAGCTTGTCACTTCGCATTAAacgtcttctttctttcctttaaataaagGCCTGGCAGAGTCTGAGAGCAACATCTACAGCACAGTGAGGCTGCACTGCTGAGAGCTCAGCAGAAGTGTGTCTGGCCTTCTCGTCCTCTTCCTCCACTTTCTTATTTTAACAAGAGAGACCGTTAAGATCACGCCTGCGTAAAATCATATGCAAACACAGTCCTGCTTAATCAGACGGTTCTCTGATGCAAAAATCACATTTCTTGGgatatatttcagttatttcccAGTGACTAGTTGAAGGGTACCAAGACCAAAAACAAGAAGTGTTTGTAAAACGTCAATATTAAGTCATCATTTTTCATGGTCATGTTTTTAATGCAGTGCTGCACTAAAAGAAACAGTTAAATCAAACATTTTTCAAGTAAAGGGGGCTGAAAAAGCACAACCACTGAATGAGATATACTTTCATGGAAAACTACGACAGAATAAGCAATGTGttcatccaacaaatacttaAACCCCCATAATGTGTCTAGTTCTTGGTATTTACTGGggatttaaaaagggaaaatgagtAAGACATGACCCCCGTCCCAAAGTGACCACAGAAACAATTAAGTAGAGTAACGTGTTGGGGCAGCACTGACAGGGCCTGGGGGTCCAGTCTTCTCCTGGTGTGTGCCGAGGGGAAGCAGGGTGCGAGCGTGTCAGGAAagcttcacagaagaggtgacCCTTGAGGCAGGAGTGTTCAGCAGCTGAGTGGTCTGGAAAGGGCTTTCTAATCAAAGGAAAGCATTTGAGGAAAAGCACAGACAACAGAAAATACCTGGTATCATCTGGAAACTGGAAACTTTAGGCGGAAAGGGAGTTTCGGGTCCAGAAAGACTCTGAGAAGGATACAAGTTGGCGGGGGCCATATCACAGAGACTTGCCCCACAGTCACTGGGAAAATAACACCATCACACGTGTGCCAGAGAGAGGGCCAATCGTTCTTCCAGCAGTGAGTGTACAACACAGGACAGGAGAGGAGGGACTTGGGGTGCAGGGGGGACAAAAtcagaggcagaaaaagaaaagactgaaaattccAAGCAGAGCGGTTGAGGGCCTagaccaagaaagagacaagggaGAGATGTGAAACTTGGAAACCAGATGTGGGCAGtgagagacaagggaggagcctTCTAAGAGTCTCCAGGAGTTGGGTGACTGACTGCATGACTCAACAGAAAAGATCtgtttgcttccatttttaaattagatattaATTTGACTTGTGATTTGTTAGTCAACTTCTCCGGTTATTTTATCCACACAATCTTTTTTCTCCTACTTATTCTTCAGAGAGATTCCTTTGTAGCTCTCAATCACATTCAAGAGGTTCTTAACTCCAATTCCAATGCACTGCACACATAAAGAAGTTAACCAACTTGAAACACCAAACattattaaactaaaaatagagaaccaggaaaaggaaaatgggatCAAAAGGAGTTTATCGGAGTTCTCTACTAGTTGTCCCTCCAGAAGCACCACTAGCAAATTTTCCAGCACTGGGTTTACATGTAGAAAGTGGTGATTCTGGAGACCCTCCAGAAGGTAGCTGCTCAGTCTACGAATATTAATTGGACAGGAAAATCAAAGGACAATTATCAGTTTTTCTGATTTAAGATGATAAGAGCTTTGAAAATGCACAccaacacatatacacaaaaacatatacatacCATATACACACGCAAACTGTACACACTGTTTCTTAcagcatttactttttttccttaatattttcccTAAAATTGGAGGGGGGCAGCGATTATGCAAGAGTCCATTTTCCATCTTTGGCAACTTCCACAAACCTGGTATCCTCACCCCCACCTACTAAACACCATGACCTACCCAACATCAACAGCAGCGTTAACTGGAATCTCAATTCCCCAAGGCCTCTCTCCTTTCATTTGCTGGACACCTCATAGAATGCACTGCTTTCAGAAGAAACACTTAAGCAGGAATGCAAATCCTCCACATGAAATGATATGAGGTTAGGTTTGTAAGTGTGACAAGCCTAGTGGCTGGGAGAAGGTAGGAAAGTAGGGACAAAGTGACTAAAATGTAGCATTAACATTACAAGTTTTCCTTCCTAAATGTGAGTTTGTGGCAAAAGTGCCCATATCACAGGCAGAGATGTAACCCCTGTTCCTCTCCATAATGGAGGTAGAATGAAACCTCAGCCAAGTTCTCCTGCCCTAGCCCAGAATGTGTAGCACAGGCCAGTGTACTCCATCCAAGCCTGGCACTTAGTCTGGAAGGTTCAAAAGAGATACCCAATAGAGGGAAGGATGAGTGGctctctctgcccccttccccagcatGTGATGTTTCACCTAGCCACACCATTCCCTGGCCCTGGAACCCTGGACTCATTGATATCCTCTCCTTATCTGTTTCCTCATCCCCCCAAAATAGGCACAATGCAAACATCTCACTCCCAACGTTGCCCTACAGATCCCTGGGGTTAAGGGATATGCCCAGAACATTAGTAGACATTCAATAAGCAATAATTTCCCTCCCTTGACCTTCCTTTTGTCTATTCTGAAAAGACATGTTCTTCCAAGTCCGGAAAAGCTTCTATTAGCAGCAAGACTGCAGCTCTACcataggagaaaataaagaagtagaaaaagtcattgggaaactttttttcttctgaacttaaatgaaagaaaggaaaatacctGAGGACTGGTAGACACAACAgagaataataaaacataatttacgCTTTGTCTGTTTGGATTATGTTGCCTGTTCTCTCAGAGAATAATAACAGCTCTGGGGAAACTAGGAATCATCACCTTTACAAGTTCTCTTTTAATGTGAATATTGTAATAGTGAGACATCAATATATAAACCATGCTGAAACCTTACCACGAAAATACCCTTCAATCCATGCAATGGGATTATGTAATTGTCAAATAAGTTTCACAaggtcattttaaaatgtctcacaCCTAACTCCTCACTGTTGGCCCTCTAGCTCTAGGACGGAAGTCAAGGAGGATCTACGCTATATTGCAAGGTAGTTATGTATATTAGGTGTGAGATACCAAATGGACATTCATAAAAGCACTTTTCTCTCTCAATCAGAATTATCTTCTACCACATCATTACGGCTTCCTTCTAttactttattatataaaatagtatCAATCTATTGGTCTCATTAGAAAAAGCTGAAGAGCTATCCATTATGGAAGCTCATCATCAATACAGCATTCTGAAATGCTCCACTCTATCCAATACACACTGTCCACCAAAACAAAGATCTAAATAGGATAATAATGATTTTAAGCAAAGAGAATCTACCTTACTGATCTCTTTAAGAATCTATTATTCTGAATGTATATCTAAAAACaagataccaagaaaaaaagcatatgcaaaaatctaaaaaataacaacatGAAGCTTTAAACTTGAATAAAACTATAGTCAACCTTTGAACAGCATgagggttaggggcaccaaccctccaTACAATCAAAAATCTGagaataactttacagtcagccctctgtatccacagttccacatccacagattcaaccaagaTCGGACTGTGTAGTACGTAGTTATTGAAAAACATCCACACATAAATTCCAActtatgttgttcaagggtcgactGTCTCCATCTTTCAAGTTTTTATCTACTTCAAAAACCAAAACTTCAAAAAACATACATGTCAAAACCTTAAAACCAAACAGTGATGATGATCATCAAAATAACTTAACATAAGTTTATATGAGATGGATTGACGGAAGAACAAAATTAAGAGGTTAAAAGCCTCATCTCTAAGAGAATCAAGATTGTTTTTaggattgaatttttaaaagtcatatggGTCAGTCAGAtagaaatcagacacaaaagagtacgaactctatgattccatttatatcacattctagaacaggcaaaaataATCCAGTGACAGCCTGAGGCTGGGGGTAGGCTGCAAAAGGGCACAGGAGAATTTagggggtgatagaaatgttctatacttagattgtggtggtagttacatgacTTGTATGTATTTGTCTAAACTCATCAAACTGTTCATGTAAAACAGGTCTATTGCACTCTAtttaaattacacctcaataaagctgattttttaaaagtattgccCAGACAATATTGACACTCATTTACCCTAATTCCTTTCTAAGCGTTACAGACATGGCCTTCACGTACCTGAAGCTGTGCCACAGCACGGCGGTACCCACCATGCTGAAGAAAAGATGCTTGCAATCACATCAGGTGGAAAAAGCGTCACATTTCTCTGAATCTGAAGTAAATTTAACACTAATGCAAgaaatactccaataaaaaacagCACTACTCCTCGAATCATCAAGTTCACACTTCGGCTAGTGACAGATGAGATATAGGGACCACACTTTTTGGGCCCAGGTGACTGTGTCTCTCCTTCCGCCATGGTTTCATAAGTTCAGTAAGTcagcaaaaaaattttaaaaagaggaagaagaaatggctTCTCAG
This Balaenoptera musculus isolate JJ_BM4_2016_0621 chromosome 7, mBalMus1.pri.v3, whole genome shotgun sequence DNA region includes the following protein-coding sequences:
- the INSIG2 gene encoding insulin-induced gene 2 protein isoform X1, with amino-acid sequence MAEGETQSPGPKKCGPYISSVTSRSVNLMIRGVVLFFIGVFLALVLNLLQIQRNVTLFPPDVIASIFSSAWWVPPCCGTASAVIGLLYPCIDRHLGEPHKFKREWSSVMRCVAVFVGINHASAKVDFDNNIQLSLTLAALSIGLWWTFDRSRSGFGLGIGIAFLATLVTQLLVYNGVYQYTSPDFLYVRSWLPCIFFAGGITMGNIGRQLAMYECKVIAEKSHQE